In Cedecea neteri, a single genomic region encodes these proteins:
- a CDS encoding DoxX family protein produces the protein MNTLRYFDFGQSRALILLIARIALILLFIIFGLPKLSGFSGTVAYMEHLGTPLPTLAAAIAVFMEVVAAILVIIGFFTRPLAILFVFYTLGTALIGHHYWNMTGDAVMPNMINFYKNISIAGGFLLLAVTGPGAISVDKR, from the coding sequence ATGAACACACTACGCTATTTCGATTTTGGTCAATCTCGTGCCCTGATCCTGCTTATTGCCCGTATTGCGTTGATTCTGCTGTTCATTATTTTCGGCTTGCCGAAGCTCAGCGGATTCAGCGGCACCGTGGCGTATATGGAGCATCTTGGCACCCCACTCCCGACGCTTGCCGCCGCGATTGCGGTATTTATGGAAGTTGTCGCCGCAATCCTGGTCATTATCGGGTTCTTTACCCGCCCGCTAGCCATTTTGTTTGTGTTTTATACCCTCGGCACGGCACTTATCGGTCACCACTACTGGAATATGACCGGCGACGCGGTGATGCCTAACATGATTAACTTCTATAAAAACATCAGCATAGCTGGCGGGTTCCTGCTGCTGGCGGTAACCGGCCCTGGCGCGATTTCCGTCGACAAGCGCTGA
- a CDS encoding DUF5107 domain-containing protein, with translation MYGAVKVWQETISLPTWTTGAEDPNPMFLENRVYQGSSGAVYPYGVIDTLTGKREMREYQAVWLENDFIRVMLLPELGGRIHRAWDKVMERDFVYYNEVVKPALVGLIGPWISGGIEFNWPQHHRPTTFLPVDVTFQQHESGAQTVWLGEVEPMRGLQVMTGFTLYPEKALIEITGKVFNGNATPRHFLWWANPAVKGGDDHQSVFPPDVTAVFDHGKRDVSAFPIAHGTYYKVDYSAGVDISRYKNIPVPTSYMADKSDYDFVGAYHHGEQGGLLHIADHHVSPGKKQWTWGNCDFGLAWDRNLTDTNGPYIELMTGVFTDNQPDFTWLAPFEEKVFVQNFLPYSKLGTLQNASTEAAIKLERQQGRLELGVYAISPLEAVTLRLESDGVVLWQTPLSLKPAEVWQHQLTDDWPQRLTLSLLNAQDEVVLSYLEHIAEELPLPQAAQAPSKPEQIANCDELYFIGQHLEQYLHASRSAFDYYQRGLEIDPLDSRCNVALGTLEFNRGNWQKAKEHADAALQRAHRLNKNPQNGDASQLLGSAKERLGDYDGAFDAYYKASWSGNCRDAAFYALARLAMRKGETARALTLVSQSLQFNASNNLAMGLKALVLSQQGEKAAALAWIEQQLAAWPLSYVLHYARWAITQSEGDKQKLRQVTGQRGTNASVLAGWLMSFGAEHAARELLAVLNAQETMPLLWQASLESDPQRQQCYLVQARELFTARVRFPNTLDEVQMLMRLPQDGFAQYLLGCFWYSKRRYAEALTCWAFCAEQMPEFASVQRVLAIHAWNKEQDVQRAETLLQRAVDLEPDNARFLFELDFLLKLNGRSPEERLTRLEARRDVALKRDDLTAELLSLWNQHGKHDAAAKVLAERKFHPWEGGEGKVTGQYIISQQRRALACMAAGQYGQAEELLQQALSYPENLGEGRLVGQTDNDIWYLLGRCAQLQQRSELAKSYFQQALKGGSSLAAGRYYNDQPVDYLFYQAMALKQLGELEAAHQHFKAFIDWAQAHRTDGVEADFFAVSLPDLIALNGDPLKQHQQHCLFVEALGWLGLGDIAAVNQRVEALLTLNPAHDKAHLLRQALSSGVL, from the coding sequence ATGTACGGAGCCGTTAAAGTCTGGCAGGAAACGATCTCACTCCCGACCTGGACCACCGGAGCAGAGGATCCAAACCCGATGTTCCTGGAAAACCGTGTTTATCAGGGATCTTCCGGCGCGGTTTACCCCTATGGCGTGATAGACACCCTGACCGGTAAACGTGAAATGCGCGAGTACCAGGCGGTTTGGCTGGAGAACGATTTCATTCGCGTCATGCTGCTACCGGAACTGGGCGGGCGTATTCACCGTGCCTGGGACAAAGTGATGGAGCGTGACTTCGTTTACTACAACGAAGTGGTCAAACCCGCGCTGGTGGGCCTGATTGGGCCGTGGATCTCCGGTGGGATCGAATTCAACTGGCCTCAGCACCACCGCCCGACCACTTTTCTGCCGGTCGATGTGACCTTCCAGCAGCACGAAAGCGGGGCGCAAACCGTCTGGCTGGGTGAAGTGGAGCCGATGCGCGGCCTGCAGGTGATGACCGGTTTTACGCTTTACCCGGAAAAAGCGCTGATTGAAATTACCGGCAAAGTCTTTAACGGCAACGCCACGCCGCGCCACTTCCTGTGGTGGGCAAACCCGGCGGTGAAAGGCGGCGACGACCATCAGAGCGTATTCCCGCCGGACGTGACTGCGGTATTTGACCACGGCAAACGCGACGTTTCCGCTTTCCCGATTGCCCACGGCACCTACTACAAGGTGGATTACTCCGCGGGCGTGGATATCTCCCGCTACAAAAACATTCCGGTGCCAACGTCCTACATGGCTGATAAGTCGGATTACGATTTTGTGGGGGCCTATCACCACGGTGAACAGGGCGGGCTGCTGCATATTGCCGATCACCATGTATCACCGGGTAAAAAGCAGTGGACCTGGGGCAACTGCGACTTTGGCCTGGCCTGGGATCGCAACCTGACCGACACCAACGGCCCGTATATTGAGCTGATGACCGGCGTGTTTACCGACAACCAGCCAGACTTTACCTGGCTGGCACCGTTTGAAGAAAAAGTGTTTGTGCAGAACTTCCTGCCGTACAGCAAACTGGGGACGCTGCAAAACGCCAGCACCGAAGCGGCCATCAAACTTGAGCGTCAGCAGGGCAGGCTGGAACTCGGTGTCTACGCCATTTCTCCGTTGGAAGCAGTGACGCTGCGTCTTGAAAGCGACGGCGTAGTCCTGTGGCAAACGCCGCTCAGCCTGAAACCGGCGGAAGTCTGGCAGCATCAACTGACGGATGACTGGCCGCAGCGGCTGACGCTGAGCTTACTCAACGCGCAAGACGAAGTGGTGCTCAGCTACCTCGAACACATCGCGGAAGAGTTGCCTTTGCCACAGGCGGCGCAGGCGCCGTCTAAACCTGAACAAATCGCGAACTGCGACGAACTTTATTTCATTGGCCAGCATCTGGAGCAGTATCTGCACGCCAGCCGCTCGGCCTTCGACTACTACCAGCGAGGGCTGGAGATTGACCCGCTGGACTCCCGCTGTAACGTCGCCCTGGGCACGCTGGAATTCAACCGGGGAAACTGGCAAAAAGCCAAAGAGCACGCTGACGCGGCGCTGCAGCGCGCCCATCGCCTCAACAAAAACCCGCAAAACGGCGATGCCAGCCAGCTTCTTGGCTCGGCGAAAGAGCGCCTGGGCGACTACGACGGTGCCTTCGATGCTTACTACAAGGCCAGCTGGAGCGGCAACTGCCGGGATGCGGCATTTTATGCCCTGGCCCGTCTGGCAATGCGCAAAGGGGAAACGGCTCGTGCCTTAACGCTGGTGTCCCAAAGCCTGCAGTTCAACGCCTCGAATAACCTGGCCATGGGGTTGAAAGCGCTGGTGCTGTCTCAACAAGGGGAAAAAGCCGCGGCGCTGGCCTGGATCGAGCAGCAGCTTGCCGCCTGGCCGCTGAGTTATGTCCTGCATTATGCCCGCTGGGCCATTACGCAAAGCGAAGGTGACAAGCAAAAGCTGCGGCAGGTGACCGGCCAGCGCGGCACTAACGCGAGCGTTTTGGCAGGCTGGCTGATGAGCTTTGGGGCAGAGCATGCCGCGCGTGAACTGCTCGCCGTGCTGAATGCGCAGGAAACGATGCCGCTGCTGTGGCAGGCCTCGCTGGAATCCGATCCGCAACGGCAGCAGTGCTATCTCGTGCAGGCTCGGGAGCTGTTTACCGCCCGGGTTCGCTTCCCTAACACGCTGGATGAAGTGCAAATGCTGATGCGCCTCCCGCAGGATGGTTTTGCACAGTATCTGCTGGGCTGCTTCTGGTACAGCAAACGTCGTTATGCAGAAGCGCTAACCTGCTGGGCATTCTGTGCTGAACAGATGCCGGAGTTTGCCTCCGTGCAGCGCGTGCTGGCGATTCATGCCTGGAACAAAGAGCAGGACGTTCAGCGAGCTGAAACGCTGCTGCAGCGTGCCGTGGATCTTGAACCCGATAATGCGCGCTTCCTGTTTGAGCTCGACTTTCTGCTTAAGCTGAATGGCCGCTCACCGGAGGAGCGTCTTACCCGCCTGGAGGCGAGGCGTGACGTTGCGCTAAAACGTGACGATCTCACTGCCGAGCTGCTGAGCCTGTGGAACCAGCACGGCAAGCATGACGCAGCCGCGAAGGTGCTGGCTGAACGGAAGTTCCATCCGTGGGAGGGCGGCGAAGGCAAAGTGACGGGGCAGTACATTATCAGCCAACAGCGGCGCGCCCTGGCCTGCATGGCTGCCGGACAATACGGCCAGGCAGAGGAACTGCTGCAACAGGCGCTGAGCTACCCGGAAAACCTCGGCGAAGGCCGCCTGGTCGGGCAAACCGACAACGATATCTGGTATCTGCTTGGGCGCTGTGCGCAGCTCCAGCAGCGTAGCGAACTCGCTAAATCCTACTTCCAGCAGGCGCTGAAGGGCGGAAGTTCCCTGGCGGCCGGGCGCTACTACAACGACCAGCCCGTGGACTACCTCTTCTATCAGGCTATGGCCCTCAAACAGTTGGGAGAGCTTGAGGCGGCCCATCAGCACTTCAAAGCCTTTATTGACTGGGCGCAGGCGCACCGTACCGACGGGGTTGAGGCCGATTTCTTCGCTGTTTCCCTGCCGGACCTGATCGCGCTCAACGGCGACCCGCTGAAGCAACATCAGCAGCATTGCCTGTTTGTGGAGGCGCTTGGGTGGCTTGGCCTGGGGGATATCGCCGCCGTCAACCAGCGGGTGGAAGCCTTGCTGACCCTTAACCCGGCTCATGACAAAGCCCATCTGCTGCGTCAGGCCCTTAGCTCCGGCGTGCTTTAA
- a CDS encoding aldose 1-epimerase: MDALNLQNAFLSLTVAPQGASVLSFESLRHGKPIFHPANPALFPMLPLANRVAGNAFPLHGEQIQLPDSPVDEHFFLHGDGWQKLWYVEQHTAESVTLSLRSQHPCGFDYLANLTYRLAGNRLLTRLELRHIGEKPMVYGLGLHPYFALEPDSLVQFSASGYWPEGEQHLPLAWEGMFTQLTDFSRAKTPENKWLNVGYSGWSGRAVITHSDMSVCLCSPAPCLMVFRMENQPFICLEPQTHPVNAHNMVGMPGLVMLERGQTTHLEMEVEVS, from the coding sequence ATGGACGCTCTGAACCTGCAAAATGCTTTTCTCAGTTTGACTGTTGCCCCGCAAGGGGCCTCAGTTCTCAGCTTTGAATCTCTCCGGCACGGGAAACCGATTTTTCATCCGGCGAACCCGGCGCTGTTTCCGATGCTGCCGCTGGCTAATCGGGTGGCCGGGAACGCTTTCCCTCTGCACGGCGAGCAAATCCAACTGCCAGACAGCCCCGTTGATGAGCACTTTTTTCTGCACGGGGACGGCTGGCAAAAGCTTTGGTACGTTGAGCAGCACACTGCGGAGTCCGTCACCTTAAGTTTGCGCAGCCAGCATCCCTGCGGTTTTGATTATCTGGCGAATCTGACTTATCGCCTGGCGGGCAACAGGCTGCTAACCCGGCTTGAGCTGAGGCACATCGGTGAGAAACCGATGGTTTACGGGCTTGGTTTGCATCCTTATTTTGCGCTGGAACCGGACAGCCTGGTGCAGTTTTCCGCCAGCGGCTACTGGCCTGAAGGCGAGCAGCACCTGCCTTTGGCCTGGGAAGGGATGTTCACTCAGCTGACGGATTTTTCCCGCGCGAAAACGCCGGAGAACAAGTGGCTTAACGTGGGCTATTCCGGCTGGAGCGGCAGGGCGGTTATTACCCACTCTGATATGAGCGTTTGTCTTTGCAGCCCGGCACCCTGTTTGATGGTGTTTCGCATGGAGAACCAGCCGTTTATCTGCCTTGAGCCGCAAACGCATCCGGTCAACGCGCATAACATGGTGGGAATGCCGGGGCTGGTTATGCTGGAGAGGGGCCAGACCACGCATCTGGAGATGGAGGTTGAGGTGAGCTAG
- a CDS encoding sugar ABC transporter ATP-binding protein — MTDTSAFITLENISKQFPGVRALDNVNLTLRKGEVHCLAGQNGCGKSTIIKVISGVYHPEKGAQIALDGKLFHSLTPTLSAHYGIQVIYQDLSLFPNFSVAENIAVHRYQPGGSLWVNRRAMKAQALAAMQRIGVTLDPDKKVEKLSIADRQLVAICRAIAADARLVIMDEPTASLTRQEVNGLLRVVNELKADGICVVFVSHRLDEVMEVADRISVMRDGKLVGTWQASELDSNELAFLMTGQRFHYSPLPEKPPVEKQPMLELRGLSRKGKYHNINLSLRSGEIVSIVGLLGSGRTELCMSLFGMTQPQSGEMLIDGVPVTFRNNHDAIKHGIGYVSEDRLTQGLIMEQSIYDNTIVTVFDKLHTRSGLLDHTKARHLVADLIRELNIKVSDAGLPVKTLSGGNAQRIAIAKWVATNPQILILDSPTVGVDIANKEGIYQIARSLAEQGLAVLMICDEIPEAYYNSHRVLVMRRGELVAEFNPHRSSEQDIAEVVNE; from the coding sequence ATGACCGACACATCCGCATTTATCACTCTTGAGAATATCAGCAAGCAATTCCCGGGCGTGCGGGCGCTGGATAACGTCAATCTGACGCTCAGAAAAGGCGAAGTTCATTGCCTGGCCGGACAAAACGGCTGCGGTAAAAGCACGATTATCAAAGTGATTTCCGGCGTCTACCACCCGGAAAAAGGGGCGCAAATCGCCCTCGACGGCAAACTGTTTCACAGCCTGACGCCCACGCTGTCCGCGCATTACGGCATCCAGGTAATCTACCAGGATCTGTCGCTGTTCCCCAATTTCAGCGTGGCCGAGAATATCGCCGTGCACCGCTATCAGCCCGGCGGCAGTCTGTGGGTTAACCGCCGCGCAATGAAAGCTCAGGCGCTGGCGGCTATGCAGCGCATTGGCGTCACGCTTGACCCGGACAAGAAAGTCGAAAAACTCTCGATAGCCGATCGCCAGCTGGTGGCAATTTGCCGCGCCATTGCCGCCGATGCCCGGCTGGTCATTATGGACGAGCCCACGGCATCTCTGACTCGCCAGGAAGTTAACGGTCTGCTGCGGGTGGTGAATGAACTCAAAGCGGACGGGATTTGCGTGGTGTTTGTCAGCCACCGCCTGGACGAAGTAATGGAAGTGGCCGACCGCATTAGCGTGATGCGCGACGGGAAGCTGGTCGGCACCTGGCAGGCCAGCGAGCTGGACAGCAACGAGCTTGCTTTCCTGATGACCGGGCAACGCTTCCACTACAGCCCGCTGCCGGAAAAACCGCCGGTAGAAAAACAGCCGATGCTGGAGCTGCGCGGCCTCAGCCGCAAAGGCAAATACCACAACATCAATCTGTCACTGCGCAGCGGAGAGATTGTTTCCATCGTGGGCCTGCTCGGGTCGGGCCGCACCGAACTGTGCATGAGCCTGTTCGGCATGACGCAGCCGCAAAGCGGTGAAATGCTGATCGACGGCGTGCCGGTAACGTTTCGCAATAACCACGATGCGATTAAACACGGCATCGGCTACGTGTCTGAAGATCGCCTGACTCAAGGCCTGATCATGGAGCAGTCGATCTACGACAACACGATTGTCACGGTCTTCGACAAACTTCATACCCGCAGCGGCCTGCTCGATCACACCAAAGCCCGTCACCTGGTGGCCGATCTTATTCGTGAGCTAAACATCAAAGTCTCCGATGCCGGGCTGCCGGTAAAAACCCTTTCCGGCGGCAACGCCCAAAGGATTGCCATCGCCAAATGGGTGGCGACTAATCCGCAAATATTGATTCTCGACTCGCCCACCGTGGGCGTGGATATCGCCAACAAAGAAGGCATCTACCAAATCGCCCGTTCCCTCGCGGAACAGGGGCTGGCGGTACTGATGATTTGCGATGAAATCCCTGAAGCGTATTACAACAGCCACCGCGTGCTGGTGATGCGCCGGGGCGAACTGGTCGCAGAGTTTAATCCTCATCGCAGTAGCGAGCAGGACATTGCTGAGGTGGTCAATGAATAA
- a CDS encoding ROK family transcriptional regulator — MQESGLNNQRVRQLNRQTLMTLVWRHKQLSKSQFARYTGLSIPAVSNILEELVDEGKLSHSSENLSSRGLNSGSYQIPPEGDYILCMNVTPTSIESQLCNAQLSPITDFERRAIVAPSPQALLSAIEAIWQQQRKNWPKKTINLALGIHGQVDPVTGVSQTMPQAPWREAVEIKYLLEEKLNVEVRLDNDCVMLALAEKWQNNGNREDFCVLNVDYGIGSSFVINGQIYRGNLYGSGQIGHTIVNPDGMACDCGRYGCLETVASLSALKKQARIWLKTHPEAQQHDPEKLTSRQLVQALHGGDERVARWVEDSANAIGLSLYNFLNILNINQIWFYGRSCEFGENWLNAIKQRIGFNPFDHGDSLKSHATQINFGQLTRAQQVMGIGYLYAETALME; from the coding sequence ATGCAGGAGTCAGGTCTCAATAATCAGCGGGTGCGCCAGCTCAACCGGCAAACGCTGATGACGCTGGTATGGCGGCACAAGCAGCTGAGTAAATCGCAGTTTGCCCGCTACACCGGGCTGTCCATTCCCGCCGTCAGCAACATCCTTGAAGAGCTGGTTGATGAGGGCAAACTTAGCCACTCCAGCGAAAATCTCAGCAGCCGCGGGCTGAACAGCGGCAGCTACCAGATCCCGCCGGAAGGGGATTACATCCTCTGTATGAACGTCACCCCCACCAGCATCGAGAGCCAGCTGTGCAACGCCCAGCTTTCGCCGATAACCGACTTTGAGCGCCGCGCTATTGTGGCACCTTCTCCCCAGGCACTGCTGTCGGCCATCGAAGCAATCTGGCAGCAGCAGCGAAAAAACTGGCCAAAAAAAACCATTAATCTCGCGCTGGGTATACACGGGCAGGTCGATCCGGTGACCGGCGTGTCGCAAACCATGCCCCAGGCCCCGTGGCGGGAAGCGGTGGAAATTAAATACCTGCTGGAGGAGAAGCTGAACGTCGAAGTCCGGCTGGATAACGACTGCGTGATGCTGGCCCTGGCGGAAAAGTGGCAAAACAACGGCAATCGGGAAGATTTCTGCGTGCTTAACGTGGATTATGGCATCGGCTCTTCGTTTGTGATCAACGGGCAAATCTATCGCGGCAATCTGTACGGCAGCGGGCAAATTGGCCACACCATCGTGAACCCGGATGGCATGGCCTGCGACTGCGGGCGCTATGGCTGCCTGGAAACCGTAGCTTCGCTCAGCGCGCTGAAAAAACAGGCCCGTATCTGGCTCAAAACACACCCCGAGGCGCAGCAGCACGATCCGGAAAAGCTCACTTCCCGGCAGTTGGTTCAGGCGCTGCATGGCGGAGATGAAAGAGTTGCCCGCTGGGTAGAAGATTCGGCCAACGCGATTGGGCTTAGCCTGTATAACTTTCTTAATATTCTGAATATTAATCAGATCTGGTTCTATGGCCGCAGCTGCGAGTTTGGCGAAAACTGGCTGAACGCCATTAAACAGCGCATTGGTTTTAATCCCTTCGACCACGGTGATAGCCTTAAGAGTCACGCCACGCAAATAAACTTCGGGCAACTCACCCGCGCCCAGCAGGTGATGGGGATAGGCTATTTATATGCCGAGACTGCACTGATGGAATAA
- a CDS encoding sugar porter family MFS transporter — translation MESMPSQLRMGYVWTICLVAACGGLLFGYDWVVIGGAKPFYEAYFSITDPAVSGWAMSSALVGCVIGALLSGWCADKFGRKIPLIVAALLFTVSAWGTAVAHNFDLFVGWRIVGGVGIGLASALSPMYIAEISPAAQRGRFVAVNQLTIVIGVLAAQLINLMIAEPVASHATMQEISASWNGQVGWRWMFGSGAVPAAAFLILMFFVPESPRWLVRAGKSERAHQMLSRIGSKSYADETLKDIQETLSRDTQKVSWSALWEPKVRPIIVMGMVLAVFQQWCGINVIFNYAQEIFASAGFDINSTLKSIVATGLINLVFTIAALPLVDKIGRRKLMLFGAAGLTIIYALIGASYGLGIMGLPVLILVLAAIATYALTLAPVTWVLLAEIFPNRVRGLAMSLGTLALWIACFLLTYTFPLLNAGLGASGSFLLYGVICAAGFIYVRRFVPETKGVSLEALEQQLAEGRVNASPAQAAKVLR, via the coding sequence ATGGAAAGTATGCCATCGCAACTACGCATGGGTTACGTCTGGACCATCTGTCTGGTGGCCGCCTGCGGCGGGCTGTTGTTTGGTTATGACTGGGTGGTTATCGGCGGGGCGAAACCGTTCTACGAAGCCTATTTTTCTATTACCGATCCGGCCGTTTCCGGGTGGGCGATGAGTTCGGCTCTGGTGGGGTGTGTCATCGGGGCGCTGCTCTCCGGTTGGTGTGCCGATAAGTTTGGCCGAAAAATTCCCCTTATTGTTGCGGCACTGCTGTTTACCGTATCGGCATGGGGCACGGCAGTTGCACATAACTTCGACCTGTTTGTTGGATGGCGTATTGTCGGCGGGGTCGGAATCGGCCTCGCTTCGGCGCTTAGCCCGATGTATATCGCAGAAATTAGCCCGGCGGCACAGCGCGGCCGCTTTGTCGCGGTTAACCAGCTCACCATTGTTATCGGCGTGCTGGCGGCACAGCTTATCAACCTGATGATTGCCGAGCCGGTCGCCAGCCACGCGACAATGCAGGAAATCAGTGCGAGCTGGAATGGACAGGTGGGCTGGCGTTGGATGTTTGGCTCGGGCGCGGTGCCTGCAGCGGCGTTTTTGATCCTGATGTTCTTTGTGCCGGAGTCACCGCGCTGGTTGGTGCGCGCCGGGAAAAGCGAACGCGCTCACCAAATGCTGAGCCGCATCGGCAGTAAAAGCTATGCCGACGAAACGCTAAAAGATATTCAGGAAACGTTAAGCAGGGATACTCAAAAAGTATCGTGGTCTGCCCTTTGGGAGCCGAAGGTTCGTCCGATCATCGTGATGGGTATGGTGCTGGCGGTGTTCCAGCAGTGGTGTGGGATTAACGTTATCTTCAACTATGCGCAGGAGATCTTTGCCTCCGCCGGGTTCGACATTAACAGTACGCTGAAATCAATCGTGGCTACCGGCCTGATTAATCTGGTGTTTACTATCGCCGCGTTGCCGCTGGTGGACAAAATTGGCCGTCGCAAACTGATGTTGTTCGGTGCCGCCGGGCTGACGATTATCTATGCGCTGATTGGTGCCTCCTACGGCCTGGGCATTATGGGGCTGCCGGTGCTGATTCTGGTGCTGGCCGCCATCGCGACTTATGCGCTGACGCTGGCCCCGGTAACCTGGGTGTTGCTGGCGGAAATCTTCCCGAACCGCGTTCGCGGCCTGGCGATGTCGCTGGGGACATTAGCGCTGTGGATTGCTTGCTTCCTGCTGACTTACACCTTCCCGCTGCTGAATGCGGGCCTGGGCGCGTCAGGCAGCTTCCTGCTGTACGGCGTTATCTGTGCCGCAGGCTTTATCTACGTGCGCCGCTTCGTGCCGGAAACCAAAGGCGTGAGCCTCGAAGCGCTGGAGCAGCAGTTGGCTGAGGGGCGCGTGAACGCTTCTCCCGCCCAGGCTGCAAAGGTGCTGCGTTAA
- a CDS encoding ABC transporter permease encodes MNNPRFSRLAGQHEFWLGLLVVALAVGLSISTDEFLSLGNLTDVATSYAILGILACGLFVVLISGGIDISFPAMTAIAQYVMASWVIAHGGNFALALVISIAVGLLLGLINGFLVYWLRVPAIIITIATLNVYYGLLVYLTKGTWLYGFPDWFMNGINWFSFTAKDGYQYGLTLPLLCLAAVIIFTAVLMNYTRLGRQIYAMGGNREAASRLGMNLLKLHFYVYGYMGILAGIAAVVQAQITQSVAPNSLLGFELTVLAAVVLGGTSMSGGRGTLTGTLLGVILLAFLQNGLTLLSVSSYWHAVFSGVIILVSISATAWNEKRKLAREL; translated from the coding sequence ATGAATAACCCTCGTTTTTCCCGCCTGGCCGGGCAACATGAGTTCTGGCTGGGTCTTCTGGTGGTGGCACTGGCCGTTGGCCTGAGCATCAGCACCGATGAGTTTTTATCTCTCGGTAACCTGACCGATGTCGCCACCAGCTACGCCATTCTCGGCATTCTGGCCTGCGGGCTGTTTGTGGTACTGATTTCCGGGGGGATTGATATTTCGTTCCCGGCGATGACCGCTATTGCCCAGTACGTGATGGCAAGCTGGGTGATCGCCCACGGTGGTAACTTTGCGCTGGCGCTGGTGATTTCGATTGCCGTCGGGCTGCTGCTCGGGTTGATCAACGGCTTCCTGGTTTACTGGCTGCGGGTCCCGGCGATCATCATCACTATTGCCACTCTCAACGTTTACTACGGCCTGCTGGTTTACCTCACCAAAGGTACCTGGCTGTACGGCTTCCCGGACTGGTTTATGAACGGCATTAACTGGTTCTCTTTCACGGCCAAAGACGGTTATCAGTACGGGTTGACCCTGCCGCTGCTGTGCCTTGCCGCAGTGATTATCTTTACCGCCGTGCTGATGAACTACACGCGCCTTGGCCGCCAGATTTATGCCATGGGCGGCAACCGTGAGGCGGCGTCCCGTCTGGGGATGAACCTGCTGAAGCTGCACTTCTACGTCTACGGCTATATGGGGATTCTGGCAGGTATTGCCGCCGTCGTTCAGGCGCAGATCACCCAGTCCGTCGCGCCAAACTCGCTGCTGGGCTTTGAGCTGACGGTTCTGGCAGCGGTAGTACTCGGCGGGACAAGCATGAGCGGCGGGCGCGGGACGCTCACCGGCACGCTGCTCGGGGTTATCCTGCTGGCATTCTTACAAAACGGTCTGACGCTGCTGAGCGTGTCCTCTTACTGGCACGCCGTGTTCAGCGGCGTGATTATCCTGGTCAGCATCAGCGCGACGGCCTGGAATGAAAAACGCAAACTCGCAAGGGAGCTTTGA
- a CDS encoding autoinducer 2 ABC transporter substrate-binding protein, whose amino-acid sequence MKFKLALLSATLISACMLSGTAVAADKYEIAVVAKVTGIPWFNRMETGVNEAAKKLNVNAYQTGASTPDPAQQVKVIEDLIAKKVNAIIVVPNDAKVLEPVLKKARDQGIVVLTHESPDQQIGQWDIETIDSEKYAQANMDELAKDMGGKGGYAIYVGSLTVPLHNAWADSAIKYQKEKYPDMFEVTSRLPVAESIDKSYSTTLDLMKTYPQMKGVIGFGSLGPIGAGQAVQKKRAKDKLAVVGIAMPGQAAPYLMRGDIKKALLWDPKDAGYALVTVADQLLQGKAVTKDLTIDGLGKADVDMDKKVIRFNKILEVTKDNAQSLGF is encoded by the coding sequence ATGAAATTCAAACTCGCATTACTCAGTGCAACCCTGATTTCTGCATGCATGTTGTCCGGTACGGCCGTTGCGGCGGATAAGTATGAAATCGCAGTGGTGGCGAAAGTCACCGGGATCCCATGGTTTAACCGTATGGAAACCGGCGTCAATGAAGCCGCAAAAAAACTCAACGTTAACGCTTACCAGACCGGGGCCTCGACGCCCGATCCGGCTCAGCAGGTGAAGGTGATTGAGGATCTGATCGCCAAGAAAGTGAACGCCATTATTGTGGTGCCTAACGATGCCAAAGTGCTGGAGCCGGTGCTGAAAAAAGCGCGCGATCAGGGCATCGTGGTGCTGACGCATGAATCCCCTGACCAGCAGATCGGCCAGTGGGATATCGAAACCATCGACAGCGAGAAATACGCTCAGGCCAACATGGATGAGCTGGCGAAAGACATGGGTGGAAAAGGCGGCTATGCGATTTACGTCGGCTCGCTGACCGTGCCGCTGCACAACGCCTGGGCGGATTCCGCCATTAAATACCAGAAAGAAAAATACCCGGATATGTTCGAAGTGACTTCACGCCTGCCGGTGGCGGAGAGCATCGACAAATCCTACTCCACCACGCTTGATCTGATGAAAACGTATCCGCAGATGAAAGGCGTGATTGGCTTTGGTTCCCTCGGCCCAATCGGCGCGGGCCAGGCGGTACAGAAGAAACGCGCGAAGGATAAACTGGCGGTTGTCGGCATTGCGATGCCGGGCCAGGCAGCACCTTACCTGATGCGCGGCGACATTAAAAAAGCGCTGCTTTGGGATCCTAAAGATGCGGGTTACGCGCTGGTTACCGTGGCAGATCAGCTGCTGCAGGGCAAAGCCGTGACCAAAGACCTGACCATTGACGGTCTGGGCAAGGCCGATGTCGACATGGATAAGAAAGTGATCCGCTTTAACAAGATCCTCGAAGTCACCAAAGATAACGCTCAGTCACTCGGTTTCTAA